The Leifsonia sp. ZF2019 DNA segment CCTTCACCGTCGACCTCGCCGCCCTCGACGGCCGGCACATCGCGGGGATCGCCGCCGGCTCCGGGATCACCCCGCTGATGGCGCTCGCGACGAGCGTGCTCAGGGCGAGCACGACCTCCCGCTTCACCCTCGTGTACACGAACAGGACCGCGATCGACGTGATGTTCCTGGAGGAGCTCGCCGACCTCAAGGACCGCTTCCCCGCCCGGCTCGCCCTGCACCACGTGCTCTCGCGCGAGCAGCGCTCGGCCCCGCTGCTCTCCGGCCGCATCGACGAGGAGCGGTTGCGCCGGATGCTCGGTACGCTCCTGCCGCCCGACACCGTCGACGAGTGGTTCCTGTGTGGACCGTTCGAGCTGGTGCAGCTGTGCCGCGACGTGCTGGAGGACTCCGGCGTGCCGCGTCCCTCCGTGCACTTCGAGCTGTTCACCACCGGCGACCCGGCCGAGGTGCGCGGCGATGCGGGCCGCCCGGTCGTCGTGCACGACGGCGAGCGCACGGCCGAGATCGAGTTCACGCTCGACGGGACCACCTCCACCGTCTCCACCCCGGTCGACGCCAACGAGTCGGTGCTCAACGCCGCCCTGCGCGTGCGCGCCGACGTGCCCTTCGCCTGCACGGGCGGAGTCTGCGGCACCTGCCGGGCCCGGCTGCTCGACGGCGAGGTGCGGATGACGGAGAACTACGCGCTCGAGCCCGAAGAGCTGGAGCGCGGCTACGTGCTGACCTGCCAGTCCCATCCCCTGACCGACCGGATCGTCGTCGACTACGACGGGTGAGGAGCGCCATGATCGAGCTGGCCATCGACGACGGCATCGCCCGCGTGACGCTGAACGCGCCCGCCCGGCTGAACGCACTCGGGCCGCACGACCTCCGCGCCCTCGACGCGGCGTACGCCTCGGCAGAGGAGGCGGGCGTGCGAGCGCTCGTGCTGCGCGGAACAGGACGGGCGTTCTGCGTGGGCCGCGACATCTCCGGGGTCGATCCGGCCACCGACGACGTGACCGGTTACCTCGACGGCCTCGTCGCCCCGCTGCTGCGCCGCATGAGCGCCTTCCCCGCCCCGACCTTCGCCGCCGCACAGGGAGCCTGCCTGGGCGTGGGGCTCGGTCTCCTCGTCGCGACGGACGTCGTGCTCGTCGCGGACGATGCGAGAGTCGGCTCCCCGTTCGCCGCACTCGGCGCCGCCCTCGACTCCGGAGGCCACTGGCTGCTCGTCTCCCGCCTCGGACCGCACCGCGCCCTCGACCTCATCTACTCGGGTCGCCTGCTCTCCGGCACCGAGGCCGTGGCGGGCGGCCTGTTCAGTCGCGCCCTGCCCGCGGCCGAGCTCGACGACGCAGTGGAGGCTGCGGCGAGCGCGGCCGCGACCGGTGCGACCCAGGCGTTCCTCGCGAGCAAGCGCATCGTCGCGGGCCTGCGCGACGGCGACCTGGACCTCTGGTCCTCCGTCGCCGCCGAGAACGCCGCACAAGCGGCCCTGCGCGACACCGCCGACTACCGCGAAGGCTTCGCCGCCTTCCAGCAGAAGCGGCGGCCCCGCTTCACCGGGCGCTGAGCGCCAGCCCCGGTTACGTCGTGTGACGTGCCGGGTGCGCCGCGGCACGGCATCCCGCATCCTGGATCGCATGACCCGTCAGATCCGTTTCAACGCCTTCGATATGAACTGCGTCGCCCATCAGGCCTCGGGGATGTGGCGCCATCCCGACGACCAGGCGTGGCGGTACAAGGACCTCACCTACTGGACCGAGCTCGCGAAGCTGCTGGAGCGCGGGAAGTTCGACGGGATCTTCATCGCCGACGTGCTCGGCACGTACGACGTGTACGGCGGCGACAACGAGGCCGCGATCCGGCACGGCGCGCAGGTCCCGGTCAACGACCCGATCCTCCTGGTCTCGGCGATGGCGCTGGTGACGGAGAACCTGGGCTTCGGCATCACCGCGGGCACCGCCTACGAGCACCCGTACCCGTTCGCCCGCCGCATGTCGACGCTCGATCACCTGACCAACGGGCGTGTCGGGTGGAACGTCGTCACCGGCTACCTGCCCTCGGCCGCGCGCAACATGGGGCACGACGACCAGCGGGAGCACGACGACCGCTACGACCACGCCGACGAGTACCTGGAGGTGCTCTACAAGCTGTGGGAGGGGTCGTGGGAGGACGACGCCGTCGTGCGCGACCGCGAGTCCGGCGTGTTCACCGACCCGGCGAAGGTGCACGAGATCGGCCACAGCGGCACGCACTTCACCGTGCCGGGCATCCATCTCTCCGAGCCGAGCCCGCAGCGCACGCCGGTGATCTACCAGGCCGGCGCGTCGAAGCGCGGCATCGGGTTCGCGGCCGAGAACGCGGAGGCCATCTTCGTCGCCGCCTCCACCAAGGACGGGCTGAAGGCGACCGTCGCGAAGCTCCGCGACGCCCTCGAGGCCGCCGGACGCGACCGCTACTCCGCCCGCATCTACACGCTGCTGACGATCATCACGGACGAGACGCCCGAGAAGGCGCAGGCGAAGTTCGAGGACTTCCTGCAGTACACCTCCGACGAGGGCGCGCTCGTGTTCATGTCGGGGTGGATGGGCGTCGACCTGTCGCAGTACGACCTCGACGAGCCGATCGGCAACGTGCAGAGCAACGCCATCCAGTCGGCCGTCGCCAACTTCCAGCGCCCGAACGAGGACGGCGGCGAGTGGACCGTGCGCGACATCGGCCGCAACGGGGCCATCGGCGGCCTCGGACCGTACATCGTCGGCTCGGGGGCGGAGATCGCCGACCAGCTGCAGGAGTGGGTGGAGGAGACCGACGTCGACGGCTTCAACCTCGCCTACGCGATCACCCCCGGCACGTTCGAGGACATCGTCGAGTTCGTCATCCCGGAGCTGCAGAAGCGCGGCGCCTACCCGACCGACTATGTGCCGGGCACGCTGCGCAACAAGCTGCACGGCGCGGGCGACCGGGTGGCGGAGACGCACCGGGCCGCCCGGTACCGGGTGAAGGCGGCAGCCCCGCAGGCCTGATCCGCGACCATCACCACCTTGCACGCAACCTTGCATGCAAGGCGTAGACTGGACGCATGATCCCGGCCGCCGAGCACGCCTACGCCCACACCAAGCACCTCATCCTGTCGGGCGAGGCCCCGGGCGGGACGCTGCTCAGCGAGGCGCAGCTCGGCGCCGAGATCGGCGTCAGCCGCACGCCCGTGCACGAGGCGTTCCTGCGATTGGCGGCGGAGGGGCTGCTCACGCTCGAGCCGCGGCGCGGGGCGGTCGTGGTGCCGATGTCGCCGCGGGAGGCGCAGAACGTGCTCGATCTGCGGGAGGCGATCGAGGCCACCGCCGCCGCGCGGGTGCGCGAGGGAGGCGGGGCCGACGACGCCCTGCGCACCGCCCTCGAGGAGGCCCTGGCTGAGCAGCGCGCGGCCATCGCCGCCGGCGACGTCGAGCGCTTCGTCGAGGCGGACCAGTGGTTCCACGCGGCCGTCGTGGACGCGTCGGGGAACGATCTCGCCGGCCACTTCTACGGGCTCCTGCGCGACCGCCAGCAGCGCATCCGGCACCAGTTGTTCCGCGTGCGGCCGGAGACTCTGGGCGATTCGCTCGCCGACCACGAGGCCCTGCTCGACGCCCTGCGCAGCGGCGGCGACTACACCGGTCTGCTGCGCACGCACATCGCACGCAACCAGGGCGCGCTGTGATGCGCGAGACCCGTGACGTCCGCGCGGCCCGGCCCTCTCGCGCGCCGTGGCGGCTGGTGTTCGCCGTCATGTTCGTCTGCTCCTGGTGCGGCAACCAGTTCAGTCCGCTCCTGCTCATGTACAAGGACGTCCAGCACTATTCGGAGCTGACCGTCAACATGTTCCTCGGCGTCTATGTGCTGGGCCTGGCGCCGGCGCTGCTGATCGCCGGAGCGCTCTCGGACCGGCACGGCCGGCGCCCGCTGATGTTCGCGGGAGTGCTCTCGGCGATGCTCGCGAGCGGAGCGCTGGCCCTGGGCGAGCTGGGACCGGTGCCGATCTACGTCGGACGGCTGCTCTCCGGCATCACGGTCGGCATCGCGATGGCGGTGGGCACCAGCTGG contains these protein-coding regions:
- the paaE gene encoding 1,2-phenylacetyl-CoA epoxidase subunit PaaE, whose product is MARARFHTLSVAEVRPLTAASVEVTFAVPPELRDDYDYLPGQHVALRAEVGGRELRRSYSICRPPLPPSLDRDGRISVAIKRDLGGAFSTWATSELRPGDRVDVMSPQGTFTVDLAALDGRHIAGIAAGSGITPLMALATSVLRASTTSRFTLVYTNRTAIDVMFLEELADLKDRFPARLALHHVLSREQRSAPLLSGRIDEERLRRMLGTLLPPDTVDEWFLCGPFELVQLCRDVLEDSGVPRPSVHFELFTTGDPAEVRGDAGRPVVVHDGERTAEIEFTLDGTTSTVSTPVDANESVLNAALRVRADVPFACTGGVCGTCRARLLDGEVRMTENYALEPEELERGYVLTCQSHPLTDRIVVDYDG
- a CDS encoding enoyl-CoA hydratase/isomerase family protein; the protein is MIELAIDDGIARVTLNAPARLNALGPHDLRALDAAYASAEEAGVRALVLRGTGRAFCVGRDISGVDPATDDVTGYLDGLVAPLLRRMSAFPAPTFAAAQGACLGVGLGLLVATDVVLVADDARVGSPFAALGAALDSGGHWLLVSRLGPHRALDLIYSGRLLSGTEAVAGGLFSRALPAAELDDAVEAAASAAATGATQAFLASKRIVAGLRDGDLDLWSSVAAENAAQAALRDTADYREGFAAFQQKRRPRFTGR
- a CDS encoding LLM class flavin-dependent oxidoreductase → MTRQIRFNAFDMNCVAHQASGMWRHPDDQAWRYKDLTYWTELAKLLERGKFDGIFIADVLGTYDVYGGDNEAAIRHGAQVPVNDPILLVSAMALVTENLGFGITAGTAYEHPYPFARRMSTLDHLTNGRVGWNVVTGYLPSAARNMGHDDQREHDDRYDHADEYLEVLYKLWEGSWEDDAVVRDRESGVFTDPAKVHEIGHSGTHFTVPGIHLSEPSPQRTPVIYQAGASKRGIGFAAENAEAIFVAASTKDGLKATVAKLRDALEAAGRDRYSARIYTLLTIITDETPEKAQAKFEDFLQYTSDEGALVFMSGWMGVDLSQYDLDEPIGNVQSNAIQSAVANFQRPNEDGGEWTVRDIGRNGAIGGLGPYIVGSGAEIADQLQEWVEETDVDGFNLAYAITPGTFEDIVEFVIPELQKRGAYPTDYVPGTLRNKLHGAGDRVAETHRAARYRVKAAAPQA
- a CDS encoding GntR family transcriptional regulator; the protein is MIPAAEHAYAHTKHLILSGEAPGGTLLSEAQLGAEIGVSRTPVHEAFLRLAAEGLLTLEPRRGAVVVPMSPREAQNVLDLREAIEATAAARVREGGGADDALRTALEEALAEQRAAIAAGDVERFVEADQWFHAAVVDASGNDLAGHFYGLLRDRQQRIRHQLFRVRPETLGDSLADHEALLDALRSGGDYTGLLRTHIARNQGAL